The Fulvivirga ligni genome window below encodes:
- a CDS encoding M20 family metallo-hydrolase, protein MSLTEEAISLLKSLINIPSFSREEDKTADLMEEFLNGRGIACERSKNNVWAKNKHFSADKPTLLLNSHHDTVKPNASYTRDPHLAEVIDGKLYGLGSNDAGGPLVSLLATFLHFYDQEGLSHNLIYAATAEEEVSGKDGVESILPSLGEIDLAIVGEPTSMDLAVSEKGLMVLDCVARGKAGHAARNEGENAIYKAIKDIEWFRKYEFAQVSPTLGPVHMNVTQVNAGTQHNVVPDECHFVVDVRLTDTYSHEEILQIISEHTSSEVTARSTRLKPSGISLEHPIVKIAIEKGMKTYGSPTMSDQALINAPSIKLGPGDSERSHSADEFIYVKQIEEGIDTYIDLLERFLKN, encoded by the coding sequence ATGAGTTTAACAGAAGAAGCGATTAGCTTACTGAAATCCCTGATTAACATTCCATCATTTTCCAGAGAAGAGGATAAAACAGCTGATCTCATGGAAGAATTTTTGAATGGAAGGGGTATTGCCTGTGAGCGAAGCAAAAACAATGTCTGGGCGAAGAATAAGCATTTTTCGGCAGACAAACCCACACTTTTACTCAACTCTCATCATGATACAGTAAAGCCAAATGCCAGCTACACCAGAGACCCACATCTAGCGGAGGTGATTGATGGAAAACTCTATGGACTGGGCAGTAATGATGCTGGCGGACCATTAGTTTCGTTGCTAGCTACATTCCTTCATTTTTATGATCAGGAAGGCTTAAGTCATAATTTGATCTATGCCGCCACGGCTGAAGAAGAAGTGTCAGGTAAAGATGGTGTAGAAAGCATTTTACCCAGCTTGGGTGAAATAGATTTGGCGATAGTGGGCGAACCAACTAGTATGGATCTGGCCGTTTCTGAAAAAGGACTGATGGTGCTAGACTGTGTAGCTAGAGGGAAAGCCGGACATGCCGCCAGGAATGAAGGTGAGAATGCCATTTATAAAGCCATAAAAGACATTGAGTGGTTCAGAAAGTATGAATTTGCTCAAGTCTCCCCTACTCTGGGCCCCGTGCATATGAACGTGACTCAGGTAAACGCAGGAACTCAGCACAATGTGGTGCCTGACGAATGCCATTTTGTGGTTGATGTAAGATTAACAGATACTTACAGCCATGAAGAAATACTGCAAATCATCAGTGAACATACTTCGAGCGAAGTTACTGCTCGTTCTACACGATTGAAGCCATCGGGTATTAGTCTGGAGCATCCGATAGTCAAGATAGCCATTGAAAAGGGCATGAAGACTTATGGCTCACCAACCATGTCTGATCAGGCGCTGATCAATGCGCCTAGCATAAAGCTGGGCCCTGGAGACTCAGAGCGGTCACATTCGGCCGATGAGTTCATCTATGTGAAGCAGATAGAAGAAGGTATTGATACCTATATTGATTTATTAGAAAGATTTTTAAAAAACTGA
- the argH gene encoding argininosuccinate lyase, whose protein sequence is MKLWDKGYKIETAVEEFTVGNDRELDLHLAKYDALGSLAHAQMLHEVGILTDEDIKGIDKEIRVILKNIEEGNFSIDENFEDVHSKIEHELTLKLGEAGKKIHTARSRNDQVLVDMHLFCKEEIGTIKSLVKNLFDRLIALSNEHKGILIPGYTHLQIAMPSSFGMWFGAYAEALVDDVHFLNAAFKISDQNPLGSAAGYGSSFPINRTSTTQKMEFSTLKFNSVAAQMSRGKLEKSVSFALASTAGTLSKFAMDVCLYMSQNFGFLTFPAHLTTGSSIMPHKKNPDVFELIRGKCNKIQALPTELMLITNNLPSGYHRDFQLLKESLFAGLFELKSCLQICEFMLQHIIVNEDAINDPKYDYLYSVEVVNKEVQNGLSFREAYQKVGKEIEEGKYSPSKEVHHTHEGSIGNLCNDKIVEKMEKALS, encoded by the coding sequence ATGAAACTTTGGGACAAAGGATATAAAATAGAAACTGCTGTTGAAGAATTTACCGTAGGCAATGACCGTGAGCTCGATCTGCATCTGGCAAAATATGATGCTTTAGGATCGCTGGCACATGCTCAAATGCTTCATGAGGTGGGCATTTTAACAGATGAAGACATCAAAGGCATTGATAAGGAGATAAGAGTTATTCTTAAAAATATAGAAGAAGGCAACTTCAGCATTGATGAGAATTTTGAGGATGTCCATTCTAAAATAGAGCATGAGCTCACGCTGAAATTAGGCGAAGCAGGCAAAAAAATCCATACTGCCCGTTCCAGAAATGATCAGGTTTTAGTGGATATGCACCTTTTCTGCAAAGAAGAGATTGGCACCATTAAATCATTAGTGAAAAACCTTTTTGACAGACTTATTGCGCTGAGCAATGAGCATAAAGGTATTCTAATTCCTGGCTATACTCACTTGCAAATAGCTATGCCATCATCCTTTGGAATGTGGTTTGGCGCTTATGCAGAAGCTTTGGTTGATGACGTTCATTTCTTGAATGCCGCGTTTAAAATTTCTGATCAAAATCCGTTGGGTTCCGCCGCTGGTTATGGTAGTTCTTTTCCTATTAACAGGACTTCTACTACCCAGAAAATGGAATTTAGTACACTGAAATTCAACTCAGTAGCCGCTCAAATGAGCCGTGGTAAATTAGAAAAGTCAGTGAGTTTTGCTCTGGCTAGTACTGCTGGAACATTGTCAAAATTCGCTATGGACGTTTGCCTCTATATGAGTCAGAATTTTGGTTTCCTTACTTTCCCGGCTCACCTGACTACAGGATCCAGCATCATGCCTCATAAAAAGAACCCTGATGTATTTGAACTCATCAGAGGTAAATGCAATAAAATACAGGCATTACCAACAGAACTAATGCTGATTACCAACAACTTACCAAGTGGATACCATCGTGATTTCCAACTTCTTAAAGAGAGCCTGTTTGCAGGCCTTTTTGAGTTAAAATCATGCCTGCAGATATGTGAGTTTATGCTACAGCACATTATTGTAAACGAAGATGCCATTAATGATCCGAAATACGATTACTTGTACAGCGTAGAGGTGGTGAACAAAGAGGTTCAAAATGGACTTTCATTCCGTGAGGCTTACCAAAAAGTGGGTAAAGAGATTGAAGAAGGCAAATATTCACCGAGTAAAGAGGTTCATCATACTCATGAAGGAAGCATCGGTAATCTTTGCAATGATAAGATTGTAGAGAAAATGGAGAAGGCTTTAAGCTAA
- the argB gene encoding acetylglutamate kinase, with protein sequence MKPKLTIVKIGGNVIDDPEMLQTVLKEFGQLEGAKLLVHGGGKIASDISKRLKIPTQMVDGRRITDAATLEVVTMVYGGLVNKNVIAILQSYGTDAIGLTGADANTIPANKRPVNDIDYGFVGDIDTSHINTERLSYLIDGGLVPVFCALTHDNQGHLLNTNADTMASSLAIALSEGYDTELIYCFEKNGVLLDVEDDNTLIRELNYLHFQQLKDDGVIHQGMIPKLDNAFLAKRQGVNVTVKHALNLTSPLGTSLL encoded by the coding sequence ATGAAGCCCAAACTAACCATAGTAAAAATAGGAGGAAACGTAATTGATGACCCCGAAATGTTACAAACTGTACTTAAAGAGTTTGGTCAGCTGGAGGGTGCTAAGCTTTTAGTCCATGGAGGTGGTAAAATTGCGTCTGACATTTCTAAAAGATTAAAAATACCTACTCAAATGGTGGATGGCAGGCGCATTACTGATGCCGCTACCCTGGAAGTAGTTACTATGGTGTATGGTGGATTAGTGAACAAAAACGTAATAGCCATTCTGCAAAGCTATGGTACCGATGCCATTGGGCTAACCGGAGCGGATGCCAATACTATTCCTGCCAATAAAAGGCCTGTCAATGACATTGACTATGGCTTTGTTGGTGATATAGATACTTCCCATATCAATACCGAGAGACTAAGCTACCTGATAGATGGCGGACTAGTGCCAGTATTCTGTGCCTTAACCCATGATAATCAGGGGCATTTGCTTAATACGAATGCCGATACCATGGCCTCTTCTTTGGCCATAGCTCTTTCTGAAGGTTATGATACTGAGCTGATATATTGCTTCGAAAAAAATGGTGTTTTATTGGATGTTGAAGATGACAACACGCTCATCCGTGAGTTGAATTATCTTCACTTTCAGCAATTAAAGGATGATGGTGTTATTCATCAAGGCATGATACCAAAGCTTGACAATGCTTTTCTTGCCAAAAGACAAGGCGTGAACGTAACCGTAAAACATGCTTTGAATTTGACATCACCATTAGGTACCAGCTTGTTATGA
- the argG gene encoding argininosuccinate synthase, producing the protein MADQSKVVLAFSGGLDTTYCVKYLKHELNLEVHSVLVNTGGFGEEELKAIEKHALELGVAHHESIDVVDEFYQKAIKYLIFGNVLKNNTYPLSVSAERVFQAMAIARYAKEHGAEYIAHGSTGAGNDQVRFDLVFNIMAPEAKIITPIRDLQLSRQAEIDYLKSHGVEMNWEKAKYSINKGLWGTSVGGAETLTSKNALPEEAYPSQLVNKEPKSITLEFKEGEIVAVDGESMAPTKAIQLLNKVASEYAIGRDIHVGDTIIGIKGRVGFEAAAPILLIKAHHLLEKHTLTKWQQHWKEQLASWYGMMMHEGQYLDPVMRNIEKFMEDTQQFVTGKVHMKLSPYQFALQGIESEHDLMTSKFGNYGEMNKGWSGEDVKGFTKILANQTKIFYAVNEL; encoded by the coding sequence ATGGCTGACCAAAGTAAAGTTGTTTTAGCTTTTAGTGGTGGACTAGACACCACTTATTGTGTAAAATATTTAAAACACGAACTGAACCTTGAAGTTCATTCGGTGCTTGTAAACACTGGTGGCTTCGGTGAGGAAGAGCTTAAAGCAATTGAAAAACATGCTTTGGAACTTGGAGTAGCGCATCATGAAAGCATTGATGTGGTAGATGAGTTCTATCAAAAAGCTATCAAATACCTTATTTTTGGTAACGTACTAAAAAACAACACATATCCTCTATCTGTAAGTGCAGAGAGGGTATTTCAAGCCATGGCCATAGCCAGGTACGCCAAAGAACATGGAGCAGAATATATCGCTCATGGTAGTACTGGTGCAGGTAATGATCAGGTTCGTTTTGATTTGGTTTTCAACATTATGGCCCCTGAAGCGAAGATCATCACTCCTATCCGTGACCTTCAGCTATCCAGACAAGCGGAGATCGATTATTTGAAATCTCACGGGGTGGAAATGAACTGGGAGAAAGCGAAATATTCTATCAACAAAGGCCTTTGGGGAACCAGCGTGGGTGGAGCAGAAACGCTTACTTCTAAAAATGCATTACCAGAAGAGGCTTACCCAAGTCAGTTAGTAAACAAGGAACCTAAAAGCATTACTTTAGAATTTAAAGAGGGTGAAATTGTAGCCGTAGATGGCGAAAGCATGGCTCCTACCAAAGCTATTCAGCTATTAAATAAAGTAGCTAGTGAATATGCTATTGGAAGAGACATACACGTGGGTGACACTATTATTGGTATAAAAGGAAGAGTAGGATTTGAGGCAGCAGCACCAATTTTATTGATCAAAGCGCACCACCTACTTGAAAAACATACACTCACCAAGTGGCAGCAGCACTGGAAAGAGCAACTAGCCAGCTGGTATGGCATGATGATGCATGAAGGACAATATCTTGATCCCGTGATGCGTAACATTGAAAAGTTCATGGAAGACACTCAGCAGTTTGTAACAGGAAAGGTGCACATGAAGCTAAGCCCATACCAATTTGCTTTGCAAGGCATTGAATCTGAGCATGATTTAATGACTTCTAAGTTTGGTAACTACGGAGAAATGAACAAAGGCTGGAGCGGAGAAGATGTGAAAGGATTTACCAAAATATTGGCAAATCAGACTAAGATCTTTTACGCTGTAAATGAATTATAA
- a CDS encoding GNAT family N-acetyltransferase, protein MSEVKLTIANETHLRFAEEICNMMETAAAQRGTGIAKRSPLYVSAKMMEGKAVIAVSDDQPVGFCYIETWGHGKYVANSGLIVHPDFRNTGLAKRIKDEIFKLSRKKYPESKIFGITTSLAVMKINSELGYKPTTFSELTTDEDFWKGCQSCKNYDILTRTNRAHCLCTGMIYDPAKQAKSGVAKASKEERWQRFTGFLKDGADRLKGKIKLKINNQDPKNSKNLSWLTKVKLF, encoded by the coding sequence ATGTCGGAAGTAAAACTCACAATAGCTAATGAAACGCATTTGCGTTTCGCCGAAGAAATTTGCAACATGATGGAAACCGCTGCTGCCCAGCGCGGAACCGGTATTGCAAAACGTTCACCATTATACGTGAGCGCCAAAATGATGGAAGGAAAAGCCGTAATCGCTGTTTCTGACGATCAACCCGTAGGATTTTGCTACATAGAAACATGGGGACATGGTAAATATGTGGCTAACTCAGGCTTAATTGTGCACCCCGATTTCAGAAATACTGGTTTAGCCAAACGTATTAAAGATGAGATCTTTAAACTATCCAGAAAGAAATATCCTGAATCAAAGATATTTGGTATCACTACCAGCTTAGCAGTAATGAAGATTAACTCAGAACTAGGTTACAAACCAACCACTTTCTCTGAGCTTACTACTGATGAAGACTTCTGGAAGGGCTGTCAGAGCTGTAAAAACTACGACATTCTTACCCGTACAAACAGAGCTCACTGTCTATGCACAGGCATGATCTATGATCCTGCCAAGCAAGCAAAAAGTGGCGTAGCTAAAGCCAGTAAAGAAGAAAGATGGCAGCGCTTCACAGGCTTTTTAAAAGATGGTGCTGACCGTTTGAAAGGAAAAATTAAATTAAAAATTAATAATCAAGACCCTAAAAATTCTAAAAATTTATCATGGCTGACCAAAGTAAAGTTGTTTTAG
- a CDS encoding aspartate aminotransferase family protein yields MNPFDVYPLLDIEPVKAEGCKIIDSNGTEYLDYYGGHAVISIGHSHPVYVKKISEQLQNLGFYSNSVQIPIQKELSQKLGQLSGYEDYDLFLCNSGAEANENALKLASFHTNKSRVIAFKKAFHGRTSAAVSVTDNTNYIAPVNKTTNTTFVELNDLDAVETELNKGNVCAVIIEGIQGVGGIHLPDDEFLRNLKQLCEEYDAILILDEVQSGYGRTGKFFAHQYANIKPDLITVAKGMGNGFPIGGVLISPKFEAKHGQLGTTFGGNHLACAAGLAVLEVMESEKLITNASHLGSYFFSKFIEIPEIKEIRGRGLMIALEFDFPIKKLRQVLLQEEHVFTGVASNPNVLRLLPPLSLSENDANLFIEKLNRAIAKVKADEAIHIR; encoded by the coding sequence ATGAACCCATTTGACGTTTATCCACTCCTGGACATAGAGCCTGTAAAAGCAGAAGGGTGTAAAATTATAGATAGCAACGGCACTGAATACCTGGATTATTATGGCGGTCATGCTGTAATTTCCATTGGTCATTCACACCCCGTTTATGTAAAGAAAATTAGCGAGCAGCTGCAGAACCTAGGTTTCTACTCTAATTCAGTGCAGATACCAATTCAAAAAGAACTCTCTCAAAAGTTAGGTCAACTCTCAGGTTATGAAGATTATGACCTTTTTTTATGCAATTCCGGGGCTGAAGCCAATGAAAACGCCTTAAAACTGGCTTCTTTTCATACTAACAAAAGTAGAGTGATCGCATTCAAAAAGGCTTTTCACGGTCGTACTTCAGCAGCAGTTTCTGTTACGGATAATACCAATTACATTGCTCCTGTAAACAAGACTACAAACACCACTTTCGTGGAGCTGAATGATCTTGATGCGGTAGAAACTGAGTTAAACAAAGGAAATGTTTGTGCTGTTATTATTGAAGGAATTCAAGGTGTTGGTGGAATACATTTACCTGATGATGAGTTCCTTAGAAACTTAAAGCAGCTTTGCGAGGAATATGATGCCATCCTTATTCTGGATGAAGTTCAGTCAGGATATGGGAGAACTGGTAAGTTCTTCGCACATCAATATGCTAACATTAAACCAGACCTTATTACGGTGGCAAAAGGAATGGGTAATGGGTTTCCAATCGGTGGCGTGCTGATAAGTCCTAAGTTTGAAGCCAAGCATGGGCAACTGGGCACTACTTTCGGAGGCAACCATTTGGCATGTGCGGCAGGCCTGGCGGTGTTAGAGGTGATGGAAAGTGAAAAATTAATTACAAACGCCTCACACCTAGGAAGTTATTTTTTTAGTAAATTCATAGAGATCCCGGAGATCAAAGAAATAAGGGGAAGAGGACTCATGATAGCCCTTGAGTTTGATTTTCCAATTAAAAAATTAAGGCAGGTGCTACTGCAAGAGGAGCATGTTTTTACGGGTGTAGCATCCAATCCCAATGTACTTAGATTACTTCCACCTTTGAGTCTAAGTGAAAATGATGCTAATTTGTTTATAGAGAAATTAAATAGAGCAATAGCAAAAGTAAAGGCTGATGAAGCAATTCATATCCGTTAA
- the argC gene encoding N-acetyl-gamma-glutamyl-phosphate reductase, producing the protein MIKVGIIGAAGYTAGELIRILINHPDIELTYLYSNSQAERDITSVHDDLLGQTDLKFSAEIKETDVVFLCQGHGKSREFLDHHTFNAQTKIIDLSQDFRHQTKAQWDDRTFVYGLPELNKSKITSAKNIANPGCFATAIQLAILPLAQAGLLKDEVHVNAITGSTGAGQAPGATTHFSWRNNNVSIYKAFEHQHLVEITESVKSLQPAFDQDINFIPVRGNFSRGILASVYTTFEGSASDALKLYQEFYADAAFTTVTDQGIHLKQVINTNNALVSVEKHKNKILITSIIDNLLKGASGQAVENMNLMFGLDQSTGLKLKANLF; encoded by the coding sequence ATGATCAAAGTAGGAATTATCGGGGCAGCAGGTTATACTGCTGGGGAGCTTATCAGAATCCTGATCAACCACCCTGATATTGAACTCACATATTTATATAGCAACAGTCAGGCCGAGCGCGACATTACCAGTGTTCACGATGACCTACTGGGGCAAACGGATCTAAAGTTCAGTGCCGAAATCAAAGAAACTGATGTTGTATTTCTTTGTCAGGGACATGGTAAATCCAGAGAATTTTTAGATCACCACACTTTCAATGCTCAAACTAAAATCATTGACCTTAGTCAGGATTTCAGACATCAGACAAAGGCTCAGTGGGATGACAGAACGTTTGTTTATGGCTTACCAGAACTAAACAAGTCAAAAATAACTTCCGCTAAAAACATAGCTAATCCAGGTTGCTTTGCTACTGCTATACAGCTAGCCATACTACCTTTAGCTCAGGCCGGTTTACTAAAAGATGAGGTTCATGTAAATGCCATTACGGGTTCTACCGGTGCCGGTCAGGCTCCAGGAGCGACTACCCACTTTAGCTGGAGAAACAATAACGTGTCCATCTATAAAGCATTTGAACATCAGCATCTTGTAGAAATTACGGAAAGTGTAAAAAGTCTTCAACCTGCCTTTGATCAGGATATCAACTTTATTCCGGTAAGAGGTAATTTCTCAAGAGGTATTCTGGCTTCTGTATACACCACTTTTGAAGGCTCTGCTAGTGATGCGCTCAAGCTTTATCAGGAGTTTTATGCAGATGCTGCTTTCACTACAGTAACAGATCAAGGCATTCATCTAAAGCAGGTGATTAATACTAATAATGCTCTGGTAAGTGTAGAGAAACACAAAAACAAAATATTGATTACCAGCATTATAGATAACCTTTTAAAAGGAGCCTCTGGCCAGGCGGTCGAAAATATGAACCTGATGTTTGGCCTTGACCAAAGCACAGGATTAAAACTAAAAGCTAACTTATTCTAA
- a CDS encoding tetratricopeptide repeat protein, with translation MKYFIALFIVISSTIVSHAQSADDLLDKGYDEYSNGNFEAAIKLFEQAVEKDDSNAETFYLIGVCKSQLNENDDAITYYDKAIALKPAYAEAFYEKGYSYFIMNKYTEAITEFSRALKIKPDYVEAWLNRGSIYCIMGEGVKAKNDWDEARSLGAEFPEQECN, from the coding sequence ATGAAATATTTTATTGCCCTTTTTATTGTAATATCTTCTACCATAGTAAGTCATGCTCAATCGGCTGATGATTTGCTGGATAAAGGTTATGATGAATATTCTAATGGGAATTTTGAAGCTGCCATAAAACTTTTTGAACAAGCCGTTGAAAAAGATGATTCTAACGCAGAGACATTCTATTTGATAGGTGTCTGTAAATCGCAGCTGAATGAAAATGATGATGCTATTACATATTATGATAAAGCTATAGCCCTTAAGCCCGCATATGCCGAAGCATTTTATGAAAAAGGTTACTCATATTTCATTATGAATAAATATACAGAGGCTATCACTGAGTTTTCCAGAGCACTGAAAATTAAGCCAGACTATGTGGAAGCATGGCTCAACAGAGGCAGTATCTACTGCATTATGGGCGAGGGCGTGAAAGCGAAAAATGACTGGGATGAGGCCCGATCTCTTGGAGCCGAGTTTCCAGAGCAGGAGTGTAACTAA
- the proC gene encoding pyrroline-5-carboxylate reductase encodes MQKQTIAILGAGNLGLAIYKGLEAGGLLETNQAILTRRDLSSIKDISHKSTTVTTNNKEAVEKADIVIFAVQPRQLADVVNEVKPALDQDKHTLISVITAIAIEEIENMVGFQFPIIRAMPNTAIAVRQSMTCIAYNAAGKKQLDAVQTIFNCVGKTMVIEENLMQAATVVCASGIAFWMRFIRATTQGGVQLGFDAEDAQKIAVQACLGAASLLDGSDSHPEQEIDRVTTPQGCTIAGLNEMEHNGLSSALIKGLVTSYDRINKMKKS; translated from the coding sequence ATGCAAAAGCAAACCATAGCCATTCTTGGAGCAGGAAACTTAGGATTAGCCATTTATAAGGGTCTGGAAGCCGGTGGCTTACTGGAAACTAATCAGGCTATTCTTACCAGAAGGGACCTTAGCAGCATAAAAGACATTAGCCATAAATCTACTACGGTTACTACCAATAATAAGGAGGCTGTAGAAAAGGCGGACATTGTAATATTTGCTGTGCAGCCCAGGCAGTTAGCTGATGTGGTTAATGAGGTGAAGCCTGCGTTAGATCAGGACAAGCACACGCTCATTTCAGTAATAACTGCTATCGCTATTGAAGAGATAGAGAATATGGTTGGCTTTCAATTTCCGATTATAAGGGCCATGCCCAACACGGCCATTGCCGTAAGGCAGTCCATGACCTGCATAGCTTATAATGCAGCTGGTAAAAAGCAGTTAGACGCTGTACAAACCATCTTTAACTGCGTAGGAAAGACCATGGTCATAGAAGAAAACCTAATGCAAGCGGCCACAGTAGTATGTGCCAGCGGCATTGCGTTTTGGATGCGTTTCATCAGAGCTACCACACAAGGTGGCGTGCAGTTGGGCTTTGATGCTGAAGATGCTCAGAAGATAGCTGTTCAAGCTTGCCTTGGAGCCGCTAGCCTGCTAGACGGCAGCGACAGCCACCCAGAACAGGAAATAGACAGAGTAACTACTCCTCAAGGGTGTACCATTGCCGGACTTAATGAGATGGAGCATAATGGACTTAGCTCCGCCCTTATCAAAGGTTTGGTTACTTCTTATGATCGAATTAACAAAATGAAAAAATCATGA
- a CDS encoding N-acetylornithine carbamoyltransferase, translating to MKQFISVKDTEDPKGLVKKALELKKDPFSNQIGKNKTMGLVFFNPSLRTRMSTQKAAMNLGMNVINMNIDKDGWKIEFNDGAVMDGDSQEHIKDAVKVMSQYVDILGVRTFPGLKDRDSDYNEEVISNFIKYSDVPIVSLESATRHPLQSLADLVTIEEIGVKKPKVVLSWAPHPRILPQAVPNSFAEWVKVTDAELTIACPKGYELADEFMAGANVTHDQEEAFSGADIIYAKNWSSYHHYGEKPEVKEDWRITSEKMALTNNGKFMHCLPIRRNVIATDDVIDNSIVYQEAKNREYAAQAVLKEILENL from the coding sequence ATGAAGCAATTCATATCCGTTAAGGACACAGAAGACCCGAAAGGGTTAGTTAAAAAAGCATTAGAATTAAAAAAAGATCCATTTTCTAACCAGATAGGAAAAAACAAAACCATGGGGTTGGTATTCTTCAACCCCAGCTTAAGGACAAGGATGAGTACCCAAAAGGCGGCCATGAACCTGGGTATGAATGTGATCAACATGAATATTGATAAGGACGGCTGGAAGATAGAGTTTAATGACGGAGCCGTGATGGATGGTGACAGTCAGGAACATATTAAAGACGCGGTGAAAGTGATGAGCCAGTATGTGGATATACTGGGTGTAAGAACCTTCCCTGGCCTTAAGGATAGAGATTCAGATTATAACGAAGAAGTAATATCTAACTTCATAAAATATAGTGATGTGCCCATTGTAAGCCTGGAGTCGGCAACACGCCACCCGCTGCAATCATTGGCTGATTTAGTGACTATTGAGGAAATTGGCGTCAAAAAACCAAAGGTAGTATTAAGTTGGGCTCCACATCCACGTATTTTGCCTCAGGCAGTACCTAATTCATTTGCCGAGTGGGTAAAAGTAACTGATGCAGAGCTCACTATAGCCTGCCCAAAAGGGTATGAACTGGCCGATGAATTTATGGCTGGAGCTAACGTTACGCATGATCAGGAGGAAGCTTTTAGTGGGGCTGATATTATTTATGCAAAAAACTGGAGCAGCTATCACCATTATGGTGAAAAACCTGAGGTGAAAGAAGACTGGAGAATCACTTCAGAAAAAATGGCGCTCACAAACAATGGTAAGTTTATGCATTGCTTACCTATAAGAAGAAATGTAATAGCCACTGATGACGTAATAGACAATTCTATTGTTTATCAGGAAGCAAAAAATAGAGAATATGCCGCACAGGCCGTGTTGAAGGAAATTTTAGAAAATCTATGA
- a CDS encoding O-methyltransferase has translation MNQADIKSIPIHYSSLVAKCKEEGFTMPSDIYIGTLLTTLISSKPKARVLELGTGIGLSLAWMVDGLDDDASIISIDNDPKLIEIAQSFFGEDKRVELLCADGTEWIKNYQGEPFDLIFADAWPGKYSELNETISMIKKGGFYIIDDMTEQPNWPEGHAEKAKKLVSDLEAREDLIITKMVWSTGVMICVKK, from the coding sequence ATGAACCAAGCAGATATAAAATCAATACCCATTCATTACTCGTCTTTAGTTGCCAAGTGTAAGGAGGAAGGTTTCACTATGCCTTCAGATATCTACATAGGTACGCTCCTTACAACATTAATTTCCTCTAAGCCAAAAGCAAGAGTACTCGAGCTGGGCACAGGCATAGGTCTGTCACTCGCCTGGATGGTAGATGGCCTTGACGATGATGCCTCGATAATAAGTATTGATAACGATCCTAAGCTTATCGAAATAGCTCAAAGTTTCTTTGGTGAAGATAAAAGAGTGGAACTGCTATGTGCGGATGGCACTGAATGGATCAAAAATTATCAGGGAGAGCCTTTTGATTTGATTTTTGCGGACGCCTGGCCAGGAAAATACTCTGAGTTGAACGAAACCATCTCGATGATAAAGAAAGGCGGATTTTACATCATTGATGACATGACAGAGCAACCCAACTGGCCGGAAGGACATGCTGAAAAGGCTAAAAAGCTGGTATCCGACCTAGAGGCAAGGGAGGACTTGATAATCACTAAGATGGTATGGTCTACCGGAGTTATGATTTGTGTGAAGAAGTGA